Proteins found in one Deinococcus humi genomic segment:
- a CDS encoding TetR/AcrR family transcriptional regulator: MLAVAPLPPRERILQATLALLESEGVEAISTRAVSAAAAVQPPTIYRQFGDMQGLLNAVASSGFASYLQAKAAHVGTGDPVGELREGWDRHVEFGLTHPHLYTLMYARLQPGEQSPAALEAAAMLSALMGRVAEAGRLAVGVERAAAMVHASAVGVTLTLLGAQEQDGGLANQMREAVLGAILTPDGETAVDSTHQEAATHAIALIALLPKRPAPFSEAERALLLEWLTRLI, from the coding sequence ATGTTAGCCGTCGCCCCTTTACCCCCACGGGAACGGATCCTCCAGGCCACCCTGGCCCTGCTCGAAAGCGAGGGCGTGGAAGCCATCTCCACCCGCGCAGTCAGTGCCGCCGCCGCTGTACAGCCACCGACCATCTACCGCCAGTTTGGCGACATGCAGGGTCTGCTGAACGCTGTGGCAAGCTCTGGATTCGCGTCCTATCTCCAGGCAAAGGCGGCGCACGTGGGGACCGGGGATCCCGTCGGAGAATTGCGGGAGGGCTGGGACCGGCACGTGGAGTTTGGGCTGACCCATCCGCATCTGTACACCCTGATGTACGCCAGGCTCCAGCCCGGCGAGCAATCCCCCGCCGCCCTGGAGGCCGCCGCCATGCTGTCGGCCCTGATGGGCCGGGTAGCGGAGGCAGGACGACTCGCGGTGGGCGTGGAGCGGGCCGCCGCCATGGTTCACGCCTCAGCGGTGGGCGTAACCCTGACCCTGCTTGGCGCTCAAGAGCAGGACGGGGGGTTGGCGAATCAGATGCGTGAGGCCGTACTGGGCGCCATCCTTACGCCCGATGGAGAGACCGCCGTGGACTCCACCCATCAGGAAGCTGCGACCCACGCCATTGCATTGATTGCCTTGCTTCCCAAACGCCCAGCCCCATTCAGCGAGGCGGAACGAGCACTCCTTCTGGAATGGCTGACGCGCTTGAT